ACTGCACCAAAACCAACAGCCGCACCAGTATTGACAACAGCTGTAACCGCACCCTTAGCACCATCGTTCATGGCACCTGTAAACTTCTTAAAGGACTTAAAGTTCAGAACAAATGTGAGAACGATCCCAATTAATAACGCACTTAGCATTTCTAGGTTTAGTACATTGATGGAAATTACAACAGCAAGAAGTGGTAAGAAAGAAAGGATTACATTTGGATCTTGCCCCTCTTCTTCTTTGGCCTCTTCTCCACCTGGTTCAGTAAATCCTTCACCAGCTTTCGTTAATTTGTTTGCACGATAGGAGAGGTAAAAATAGCCTCCCACCGCCATAATAAGACCCGTTACAATCCCCATAATCGGAGCCGCCATCATCGTCGTATTAAAGAACTCCGTTGGAATGTAGTTCTGTACTTGAGCAGTACCTGGTAAGGCTGTCATCGTGAACGTAAAGGCCCCTAGTACAATTGTTCCAGGTATCACTTTACGACTGATGTCAGCTTGCCTGAACAGGTTTAAAGCTAAAGGATACATAACGAATACCACAACGAACAAACTCACTCCGCCGTATGTAAGAATCGCAGCACCTAATAGCACACCCAAGATCGCCCTTTCTTTACCGACAATCTTCGATAAGAAAGAAGCTACTGTTCTGGCACTCCCTGTAACCTCCATTAATTTCCCGAATACGGCACCAAAAAGGAACACCGGGAAGAAATCTCTAGCAAATGATGCAAAGCCGGTCATGAAATCAGATGTAAAAGCATCGAAAATATCCATGCCAGATAGCAAAGCAACGATAGCCGCAGCGACTGGAGCAATCCACAAGATCGACCACCCTAAGTACGCCATGACCATTAAAGCAATTAAACCTACAATGATTGCTATCATGTTTGTACCTCCTAATTTTTGTTGTTAAATTCTTTAGATATAATTTCAATTAAGTTCCTAAAAAGACATACTTTATAGGACAACAGAATAATCCTATCTTCTTTAAAAACCACAATCCAATAATATGCTTCAATCTCAAACATTCTTTTTCTTGCTAAAATAAAGAAAATTATGCGTATTCCATTGTTAATCAAAATTTTTGAGTTAAACCTATAACTGACTTATAATTTCTTAGGTACGCAATGATGATCTAAACAAATAAAACCACATAAGTTGGGGAGGAAAAATAGTATGGTCGAAAATCAAGTAGTATTTATTACAGGAGCCGCACGCGGAATTGGTTATGAAATCGGAGAGACTTTTGCAGAGAATGGTGCAAAAGTAGTTCTATCCGACGTAAACGATGAAGGCGTTCAAGAAGCTGCTAAAGCTCTTACAGACAAAGGCCTAAACGCTATCGGTGTTAAAGCGGATGTAACAAGCGAAGAAGAGATCGAAGCTGCAATTGATCAAGCTGTAGAAACATACGGCCGAATTGACGTTTTAATCAATAACGCAGGTCTTCAACACGTATCTCCAATCGAAGAATTTCCAACAGAGAAATTCCGCCTGATGCAAGATATCATGCTTACAGCACCATTTATCGCAACTAAAAAAGTATTCCCTATCATGAAAGAACAAGGCTATGGCCGCATTCTAAACATGGCCTCAATCAATGGATTAATTGGTTTCGCCGGGAAAGCTGCATACAACAGCGCGAAGCATGGTGTAATCGGCTTAACAAAAGTATCAGCACTTGAAGGTGCCGAGCACGGCATCACAGTTAACGCTATTGCACCTGGTTATGTAGACACACCACTTGTAAGAGGTCAAATGGAAGACCTTGCGAAATCTCGCGGTGTTGAGCTAGAAAAAGTATTAGAAGAAGTGATCTATCCACTTGTACCTCAAAAACGTCTTCTTCAAGTAGAAGAAATCGCCGACTACGCTATGTTCTTATCTAGCGAAAAAGCGAAAAGCGTAACAGGACAAGCGATTGTCATCGACGGCGGATATACCGCTCAATAATTCAATTTTTCATAAAAAAAGAGGACCCATCTTTGGGTCCTCTTTTTTGTGTTGGATTGGGGGCTAGGGGTTGTGAAGATGTAGCAGGGGGTTGAGGGTGAGGCTGAGGCTAGGGGCCGGGCTTGAGCCGTTTTGTCCTGAACTTGAGCCATTCTACTTCTCTTTAAGCCATTCCTTCTCCTCTTAAACCATTCTTTGCTTTCTCGAGCCGTTATTTTGGCGCCTTGAGCCGTTTTTGAACTATCTCAAGCCGCTTCTCCCCTCACTTGAGCCCCACTCTCCTTACTTGAGCCGCAACCCCGCACTATGCCAACAGAGATTCCGCTTGAGCCATCTCGGTCTCATCTTGAGCCACTCTTCCCCTTCTTAAGCCGCTCCTTCTCCTCTTAAGCCACTCTCCTCATTCTCGAGCCGTTATTTTGGCCTCTTGAGCCGTTTTTGAGCTTTCTCAAGCCACTTCTCCCCTCACTTGAGCCCCACTCTCCTTACTTGAGCCGCAACCCGCACTATGCCAACAGAGATTCCGCTTGAGCCATCTCGGTCTCATCTTGAGCCACTCTTCCCCTTCTTAAGCCGCTCCTTCTCCTCTTAAGCCACTCTCCTCATTCTCGAGCCGTTATTTTGGCCTCTTGAGCCGTTTTTGAGCTTTCTCAAGCCGCTTCTCCCCTCACTTGAGCCTTCATTTCCATACTTGAGCCGCCTTCACCTCACTCGAGCCGCCTTCGCCTCACTTGAGCCGCCTCACCTCACTCGAGCCGCCCTCGCCTCACTTGAGTCGCCTCACCTCACTTGAGCCGCCTTCACCTCACTCGAGCCGTCCTCCCCACCCTACCCAGAACAACAAAAAAAGCGAGCACCCTCACCAGGTGCTCGCTCTAACACTTATTTATTTAAACGTTGTTCAAGTTCTGCTTTCTGCGCCTCAAAGCCAGGCTTTCCAAGTAAAGCGAACATGTTTTTCTTATAAGCTTCTACTCCAGGTTGATCAAATGGATTCACACCTAGAAGATAGCCGCTGATGGCACATGCTTTCTCAAAGAAGTACACCATGTAACCGAATGTGTAAGCATCTAATTTCGGAACGTGGACGATTAGGTTTGGTACCTCACCATCTGTATGAGCAAGCATAGTCCCTTCGTATGCTTTCTGGTTTACGAAATCAACCGTTTCTCCTGAAAGATAATTCAGACCATCTAAGTTTTGTTCATCTTCCTTAATCGTTACATCGCTCTTAGGTTCTTCAACATGAAGAACCGTTTCGAACAAGTCACGACGTCCATCTTGTATATACTGTCCCATTGAATGAAGATCAGTTGAGAAGTTAGCAGAAGAAGGGAAAATTCCTTTTTGGTCTTTGCCTTCACTTTCGCCAAATAACTGTTTCCACCATTCAGCAAAATACTGAAGAGAAGGTTCGTAATTGACAAGCATTTCAATGGTCTTCCCTTTGCTATATAAGGCATTTCGAACGGCAGCATACTGGTAAGCAGGGTTCTTCTCAAGGTCTTCTTCGCTTAATTGTTGCTGAGCAAGCTGAGCTCCATCCATCATAGATTGGATATCGATGCCACTTGCCGCAATTGGAAGTAGTCCAACTGCTGTTAGAACAGAGAAACGTCCACCCACATCATCAGGGATTACGAAGCTTTCATATCCTTCTTCTGTAGCAAGTGTTTTAAGAGCGCCTTTTTGTTTATCTGTAGTCGCGTAAATACGTTTACGAGCTTCTTCCTTCCCGTACTTATTCTCTAAGAATTCACGGAAAATGCGGAAGGCAATAGCCGGCTCTGTTGTAGTACCACTTTTAGAGATGACGTTAATCGAAACATCTTTGTCCTTAATTGCATCAAACAGATCATTCACATATGGTGCACTAATGCTATTACCAACGAAGAATACTTGAGGCGTATCACGCTGGTCTTTAGAAAGTTCATTGTAGAACGAGTGGTTTAACATTTCTAATGCCGCGCGAGCGCCAAGATAAGAACCTCCGATTCCTACTACTAAAAGAACATCAGAGTCTGATTTAATTTTTTCTGCAGCTTTTTGGATACGAGAGAATTCTTCCTGGTCGTACTGTTCAGGAAGGTCTAACCAACCTAAGAAGTCATTTCCTGCTCCCGTTTTATTGTGTAAAGAATGATGTGCAAGCTTTACAGTTTCTTTTATATTCGTTAATTCGTGTTCACCGAAAAACGGCAACGCTTTTTCATATTCAAATCGAATGTGAGTCATTATGTATCCCTCCAACTTATCTTTCTAAACTTCACTTTATCGAAACGCTTACAGCAAATCAAGCGATCTTAAAGATGTAAGCGAATACAGTATAGATTTTCTCCAAAAATCGTTCTAAAGAAACAGAAAGGCAGGCTGCGAACAGCCTGCCTTGTGAATTATAGAGACATTTCTAAAATTGCTTTTACATCTTCGTCATGAAGTTCTTTGAAGTTACCGAAAGGTCCGCGTTTCATTGCACGGTCTACGATCAGATCAAGTTGATCATTACCGATGTCATAATCAGCTAATCGCTCTGGAGCACCTAGGGAAGTCCAGAATGCACGAAGTTTATCGATACCTTCAAGAGCAACTGTGCGGTCGTCTTTTCCTTCAGGGTCGACGTCAAAGACGCGAACTGCGAGCTGTTTGAAACGATCTACGTTGTGATCTAAGTTGTGCTTCATCCAGTTCGGGAAGAGAATAGCAAGTCCGCCTGCGTGCGGAATATCGTAAACAGCTGAAACAGCATGCTCGATGTTATGCGTTGCCCAGTCTCCACGGTAGCCCATTTGAAGCATACCATTTAATGCAATTGTACCTGCGTAAAGGATCGTTTCACGATGCTCATAAGACTCAAGGTCTTCAAGCAATTTAGGCGCTGTTTCAATAACAGTTTTTAAAACACCTTCAGCCATACGATCTTGAACGGGTGCATTTGTTGGCTGGTGGAAGTACTGTTCGAAGATATGACTCATCATGTCCACCATTCCATAGATAGTTTGATCACGAGGAACGGTTAATGTGTTCGTTGGATCTAAAATCGAGAACTTAGGATTTGTAAACGGTGGTGCACCCCATCCGTATTTCTCATTTGTTTCCCAGTTCGTAATAACAGAACCTGCGTTCATTTCTGAACCAGTCGCTGCCAGTGTCAGAACTGTACCAAATTCAACGGCATCTTCAGGAGTCGCTTTACGAGTTACAAGGTCCCAAGGATCTCCGTCGTATTTAGCTCCTGTTGCAATGGTTTTAGTAGCATCAATAACACTACCGCCACCTACTGCAAGCATAAAGTCAATATTATTTTCTTTAGCAAGCTCTACACCTTTTTTCACTGTCGCTAAACGTGGGTTAGGCTCTACACCTGCTAACTCTGTAATCGTTACATTCATATTATTTAACTTATTGACAACTTGGTCATATAAGCCATTCTTTTTAATGCTTCCGCCACCATATACTAGCAGCACATTTTTTACATCGGAAGGGATTTCCTCTGATAATTTCTCTAGCTGATCTTTACCAAAGATTAACTTCGTTGGATTATGAAAAACAAACTGTTCCATGTTGGTAAATTCCCCTTTCAGAATTAAGTCCAGTGTCTATTATGTCCAAAATGAAATCAAAGATCAAAAAATCAGCTTAAGAAGGGGAACATATAGGCACGAATGTCAGCACACACACTCCAGGCATTGGCTTAACATTTTTGTATACTTCCTTAAAAACTACAAAAGCTACTACAGAATCATATTCAAATAATGAAGGAGGAATAGATCATGAGTACTCTACAACGTATTGCTTTATTGTTAGTGATTATCGGAGCTGTTAACTGGGGACTTATTGGATTGTTTCAGTTCGATTTAGTAGCAGCCCTATTCGGAGGCGGAGAACAAAGCGGTGCATTTGCTCGTGTTATTTACACACTTGTGGGCATCAGTGGTCTAATCAGCCTAAGCTTGCTATTTAAGCCAAGTGAAGAAATGGCTGATCGCACAGAACCAGAAACCGAATAAAACGAGTATGGTTATATGGGGATCTTTCCTCTGACCACATCACCATAAAAAAAGGCCGTCCCTATGGGACAGCCTTTTTTCTTTATTACTTACGGAAAGTATTTTCGCGCTCTTTGGACTGGTTAATCCACTCATCAAGCTTATCTTTAAGCGTGTTGAAGCCAGCTGGTGTACCTTCTTCTTGCTGAGCAGCAGCTTGTTGCTTTTGCTGTTGAGGCTTACGCTGTGGTTGCTTCTCTTGCTTAGGAGCTTCTTGAGTCGCACGGATTGATAAAGAATATTTACCTTTTTCTTCATCAATATTAAGGATTTTAACATTTACTTTGTCACCAACATTTAGGTGCTCGTTAATGTCTTTAACGAAGCCATGAGTAACCTCAGAAATGTGTACTAAACCTTGTACTTCTTCGTCTAAAGCAACGAATGCACCATAAGGTTGGATGCCTGTTACTTTACCTTCCAATACTTGACCTTGTTCGAACTTTGCCATTGCTATACAACTCCCGATCTGTTTATATTCGTTTTATTTTCACGCAATTAATGATTATATCACAAGACCTCATTTTTCGCAAAAGGAAACCGGACAAAAATCCTATTGCATAGGCATAAACAGCTTCTCCCCATCCCCTAGGATTTCTCCTTATTTACCCCTTCACAGAATGTGACCCAAAGAGGTTCAAAATGTTGTGACAAATTCAGATTAAATCGTCCTTTATGTATGATAAGATAAACGTAGTAGCGTTTCAAGAAATGGATAAGGAGGCATTCTGATGAGTTTAGGTAAGCAGATTCGTAAGCAACGGGAGCGATTAGGGCTCTCTTTAGAGGAATTCGCTGTTCGCGTCCGGACCGGACAACAAACCATTGAAAGAATCGAAAAGGATGAACACATCCCTGAATTACAAACGATCTTAAGAATATCCACCGTCCTTGATATGCCAGCTTCTGAATTATTAGAGAGCACAACCACTGAATCAGAAGTTGATGAGGAGTTGAAGAATTTAATTATGGAAGTTGGCGTCAAACGAACGAAACTGTTCCTCCGTCACGTTAAAGAATTTTCAGAAGATGATGTGTTGAAGGTTATGGAGATGCTAAAAGAAATTAAATATAAAAATTAAAAAAAGAGGTTTAACCTATATAAAATACGGTAATATTGACTAATGTAAGACTTTCTCGTATTCCCCCTGTGAGGCAAAGCGTACTCGGCGCTTTGCTTTTTTTTTGCCTTCTGCATGAAAATCCTCTCTTCGTAAACGATAACCTTATGCCCAATCATTCCAACCGATTCAAACGTTTATTTTTTCCTTAAAAAGGATAAACATTATTACGATCTTTTTCTCTTATCCAATCTAATTTTGGAGGTTAAAGCACTGTGAGCGTAACAAACATCCATGTCGAAGACGAGTGGCTCGAACACAACGGCGTTAACATCGCCTACCAGCGTTACACATCTCCTCCTACAGGTACAAAACCTGCGTTGATCTTTGTGCACGGATTTTTATCTTCTAAGTTTTGCTACCGTTATATGATTCCTGAATTGCTCGATCAATTTGATCTCTATTCCTTCGATTACCCACCTTTTGGCAACAGCGATAAGAATGACGCTTATGAATTCTCATATAAGAATTTTGCCCATATTATCATTGAATTAATGGATCAGCATCATATTCAAAAAGCTTCCATTGCCGGCCATTCTATGGGAGGGCAAGTGGCTCTCATCTGCAGTCACCTTTTCCCTGAACGAATTGAGAAGCTGATCTTAATGGCCCCTTCCACTTATATGAAAAAGCTTGGCTTTTGGCTACAGCATGCCAGCCGATTGCCCATTTTCCCATTACTTTTAAAACGTTATTTATATAAGAGGGGGGTGTACCATTCTCTACTTGATTGTGTACATGACCCGCACATGATTAATAAAGAGATGATTCAAGGATATATGCAACCTTTCTTTAAAGAAGAGATCTTCAGATGTTTGTCTAAAATGATACGAGACCGTGAAGGGGATCTGCCAGCAAGGCATTTACGAGATATTCGAGCCAATTGTTTAATATTTTGGGGTAAAGAAGATAAAGTCCTGCCTGTTTCACTTGGATATCGATTAGTACAAGATTTACCTTCAGCAGAACTAGAGGTTTTTGATCGAAGTGGTCATTTGTTACCAGAAGAGATCCCTGCTGTCATAACCGACAAGATTAAGCAATTCTGTTTACCCACCAAGCAAGCGACCCCTTAACAGGTCGCTTGTTCTTTTTCTCCCTTTTTTCTCATACGGATTGTTTCGTTTTTCCACGATTTTTTTGTATCATACTAATAGAAATGGAACTACTCAAGGAGGGAAACGATATGACATTTAACGAAGTTGTAGATCGACGTAACACACGCTCTGTCAAATGGGACCTTACAGAGCAACTTTTTAAAGATAAAGAAATCCTGCCTATGTGGGTGGCTGACATGGACTTTCAGACGCCAAAGCCTGTTATCGATGCCCTAGTAGATCGTGCAAGCCACGGAATTTTTGGATATACAGTAACAGACGAAGCCATTCATTCCATTATTAAAGAATGGCTATCGAAAAGGCATGACTGGGAGATCCAAACGGATTGGCTTACCTATAGTCCAGGGGTTGTGCCTTCACTTCATACCATTGTTGAGGCCTTAACAGAGCCTGGAGACTCCATTCTCATTCAAACACCTGTTTATCCACCTTTTTATGATGTCATTAAGAAACATGACAGAAGCATTGTCACAAGCTCTCTTTATTTGCAAGAGGGTCGCTATGAAATTGACTTTGAAGATTTCGAGGAAAAGATCCAAAACGTGAAGGCTTTCATTCTGTGTAATCCTCACAATCCGGTTGGACGAGTGTGGACAAAAGAAGAGTTACAGCGTATGGCTGATTTATGCACGAAGCACGATGTCCTTATATTCTCCGATGAAATTCATGCTGATCTTATCTATGCTGGACATAAACATGTTCCAATGGCATCCTTATCAGATAAGGTTGCAAACAGAACGACTACGTGCTTGTCACCAACGAAGACTTTCAACATTGCAGGATTACAAGCATCTTATATTGTGACGCCTGAGTCTGAAATGAAAAAGAAAATTGATGCTCAATTCGGCCTTCAGGGAATTAACATGCTTAACACCATGGGGGTAACAGCCATTGAATCTTCCTACGCTCATGGCGAGGAATGGCTTGATGAATTAGTTGAAGTGTTAGATTCCAATAAGGAATTACTCATGAAACGCATGCACGAGGAAACGGACCACATTCAGATTATTGAACCTGAAGGTACTTACCTCGTATGGATGGATTGCCGGGGACTAGGCTTATCTCATAATGAACTAAAAGAGTTTATGAGAACAAAGGCTAAAGTCGGCCTAAACGACGGGGCTTCCTTCGGAAAAGAAGGCGAAGGATTCATGCGTATTAATATTGCTACACCTCCTCAAACATTGAACGAAGGCATCGACCGTATTGTCGAAGCCGCTAATAACCATCGAGGCAACGGTTCGAATTAATTCACAATCCATGGTATCGTAATGGGTAGGGCTATAAAGAAAATACCAAGACCCTTTCAGTTCTAGAAGGTAAGGTGAGAAACATGATTAATCGTAAAAGTAAGCGAGAAATTGAGTTGATGCATGAAGCAGGAAAACTTCTAGCCTCTACACACAAAGAAATCGCAAAAATGATTAAACCTGGTGTTACAACGATGGAGATTGAAAATTTCGTTGATCGTTATTTAGCTAAACACGGCGCTACACCAGAACAAAAAGGTTATCAAGGCTATGAATTTGCCACGTGCGCTTCAATCAATGATGAAATCTGCCATGGTTTCCCTCGTAAAGAGGCCCTTAAAAATGGCGACATTGTAACCATTGATATGGTTGTGAACTTAAACGGCGCGCTAGCTGACTCTGCGTGGACCTATACAGTCGGGGACGTCTCAGAAGAAACACAGCGTCTCGTCGATGTGACGAAAACAGCTCTATATAAATCAATTGAGCAATGCCAGGTCGGAAAACGTTTAGGTGACATTGGCCATGCGATTCAATCGTATGTTGAAGGAGAAGGCTACTCTGTTGTTCGTGATTTCACAGGACACGGAATCGGTAATTCCATTCACGAAGAACCAAATATTCTTCACTACGGAGAAGCAGGAAAAGGACAGCGCCTTAAAGAAGGTATGGTCATTACTGTCGAACCGATGGTGAACACAGGCACTTGGCATTCTCAAATGGATGAAAACGGATGGACGGCTCGAACAACGGACAAAGGATTATCCGCACAGTTTGAGCATACAATCGCCATTACAAAAGAAGGACCAGTCGTTCTAACAGAACAAGATGACTAAAAAAGCTGCCCAACATGGGCAGCTTTTTTCTATTCTTTCTTCTCTTCTTGTCCTCCATCTTCAGAAGGGTCTGAAGGCGTGTCCTTTTTAGAAGCCTCTTCGAGCTGTATGACACCACAAGCTATTCGATCTCCTGAATCTCCCGCAGGCTGAGTCAAACCATCATCGACACCTTCATGAATGACTAACGACGTCCCTTCATCTTTCAGTAAAGACATCTTTCCATCCATTAACGTCGCTCCCTGGACTGCTAATTCTGCATTGACTTTCCCAGACGAGTCTGCTTCCACATTTGGCATGTCCCCTAAATGAGTTCCTTTTGGATTCATGGCTCCATGCTCCTTTTTATCTGGATTCAGATGATTTCCTGCAGATTTAAAATCCGGGCCTTCACACACAGGATACTCATGTACGTGAATACCATGAAGTCCTGGCGAAAGGCCTGTTAATGACAGTTTAATCGCTACTGAATCATTCTCTTCTGAGAATTTAGCTGTTCCAAGTGCATCACCAGCAGGATTGTACATTTCTATTTCAAAGGCGGCTCGATTTTGACTAGAACACCCTGCCACCCATAAAGTTAGGGCTAAAATGACACCAAGTTTTCTTACTCTCATTTACTCTCTTCCCTTCCACCATACTTACCCTACAGTGTTGACCAGTTCCAATTCTTTTAACCCCTTGGTCTTTATTTCTAAGGGTAATCTTTTCAATTCTGTGAACCAAATTGAACTTCTCATATGAAAGCGGTACACTAAGTGTAAATGCTTGATAAAGGAGAATGACAGATGCGTAAGATGTCCATATTTTTTATTGGACTGCTGCTCTTGGTTACAGGATTAACGGGGTGCGGAAGTGAGGAAAGTAAGCACGACAACCATGATGATCAACAGCAGGTAATGGGGGACCTTCAGGAAACTACAGCAAGCAAAGAAGCTCTCCCTTCTTTTTTAGACAA
The nucleotide sequence above comes from Pontibacillus chungwhensis. Encoded proteins:
- a CDS encoding GntP family permease, yielding MIAIIVGLIALMVMAYLGWSILWIAPVAAAIVALLSGMDIFDAFTSDFMTGFASFARDFFPVFLFGAVFGKLMEVTGSARTVASFLSKIVGKERAILGVLLGAAILTYGGVSLFVVVFVMYPLALNLFRQADISRKVIPGTIVLGAFTFTMTALPGTAQVQNYIPTEFFNTTMMAAPIMGIVTGLIMAVGGYFYLSYRANKLTKAGEGFTEPGGEEAKEEEGQDPNVILSFLPLLAVVISINVLNLEMLSALLIGIVLTFVLNFKSFKKFTGAMNDGAKGAVTAVVNTGAAVGFGAVVKNAPAFPAIKEALLNIKGGLTISDALSTQVLAMITGSASGGMNITLNALGSEYYQQALDMGLNPEILHRVTALASGASILPHNGALLTVFAITGMTHKDSYKDIFFVGLLIPFIATVVGILMSYIGLV
- a CDS encoding 3-hydroxybutyrate dehydrogenase — encoded protein: MVENQVVFITGAARGIGYEIGETFAENGAKVVLSDVNDEGVQEAAKALTDKGLNAIGVKADVTSEEEIEAAIDQAVETYGRIDVLINNAGLQHVSPIEEFPTEKFRLMQDIMLTAPFIATKKVFPIMKEQGYGRILNMASINGLIGFAGKAAYNSAKHGVIGLTKVSALEGAEHGITVNAIAPGYVDTPLVRGQMEDLAKSRGVELEKVLEEVIYPLVPQKRLLQVEEIADYAMFLSSEKAKSVTGQAIVIDGGYTAQ
- a CDS encoding glucose-6-phosphate isomerase, which translates into the protein MTHIRFEYEKALPFFGEHELTNIKETVKLAHHSLHNKTGAGNDFLGWLDLPEQYDQEEFSRIQKAAEKIKSDSDVLLVVGIGGSYLGARAALEMLNHSFYNELSKDQRDTPQVFFVGNSISAPYVNDLFDAIKDKDVSINVISKSGTTTEPAIAFRIFREFLENKYGKEEARKRIYATTDKQKGALKTLATEEGYESFVIPDDVGGRFSVLTAVGLLPIAASGIDIQSMMDGAQLAQQQLSEEDLEKNPAYQYAAVRNALYSKGKTIEMLVNYEPSLQYFAEWWKQLFGESEGKDQKGIFPSSANFSTDLHSMGQYIQDGRRDLFETVLHVEEPKSDVTIKEDEQNLDGLNYLSGETVDFVNQKAYEGTMLAHTDGEVPNLIVHVPKLDAYTFGYMVYFFEKACAISGYLLGVNPFDQPGVEAYKKNMFALLGKPGFEAQKAELEQRLNK
- a CDS encoding iron-containing alcohol dehydrogenase, translating into MEQFVFHNPTKLIFGKDQLEKLSEEIPSDVKNVLLVYGGGSIKKNGLYDQVVNKLNNMNVTITELAGVEPNPRLATVKKGVELAKENNIDFMLAVGGGSVIDATKTIATGAKYDGDPWDLVTRKATPEDAVEFGTVLTLAATGSEMNAGSVITNWETNEKYGWGAPPFTNPKFSILDPTNTLTVPRDQTIYGMVDMMSHIFEQYFHQPTNAPVQDRMAEGVLKTVIETAPKLLEDLESYEHRETILYAGTIALNGMLQMGYRGDWATHNIEHAVSAVYDIPHAGGLAILFPNWMKHNLDHNVDRFKQLAVRVFDVDPEGKDDRTVALEGIDKLRAFWTSLGAPERLADYDIGNDQLDLIVDRAMKRGPFGNFKELHDEDVKAILEMSL
- a CDS encoding DUF378 domain-containing protein; translation: MSTLQRIALLLVIIGAVNWGLIGLFQFDLVAALFGGGEQSGAFARVIYTLVGISGLISLSLLFKPSEEMADRTEPETE
- the yugI gene encoding S1 domain-containing post-transcriptional regulator GSP13; this translates as MAKFEQGQVLEGKVTGIQPYGAFVALDEEVQGLVHISEVTHGFVKDINEHLNVGDKVNVKILNIDEEKGKYSLSIRATQEAPKQEKQPQRKPQQQKQQAAAQQEEGTPAGFNTLKDKLDEWINQSKERENTFRK
- a CDS encoding helix-turn-helix domain-containing protein, whose protein sequence is MSLGKQIRKQRERLGLSLEEFAVRVRTGQQTIERIEKDEHIPELQTILRISTVLDMPASELLESTTTESEVDEELKNLIMEVGVKRTKLFLRHVKEFSEDDVLKVMEMLKEIKYKN
- a CDS encoding alpha/beta fold hydrolase, which produces MSVTNIHVEDEWLEHNGVNIAYQRYTSPPTGTKPALIFVHGFLSSKFCYRYMIPELLDQFDLYSFDYPPFGNSDKNDAYEFSYKNFAHIIIELMDQHHIQKASIAGHSMGGQVALICSHLFPERIEKLILMAPSTYMKKLGFWLQHASRLPIFPLLLKRYLYKRGVYHSLLDCVHDPHMINKEMIQGYMQPFFKEEIFRCLSKMIRDREGDLPARHLRDIRANCLIFWGKEDKVLPVSLGYRLVQDLPSAELEVFDRSGHLLPEEIPAVITDKIKQFCLPTKQATP
- a CDS encoding MalY/PatB family protein — encoded protein: MTFNEVVDRRNTRSVKWDLTEQLFKDKEILPMWVADMDFQTPKPVIDALVDRASHGIFGYTVTDEAIHSIIKEWLSKRHDWEIQTDWLTYSPGVVPSLHTIVEALTEPGDSILIQTPVYPPFYDVIKKHDRSIVTSSLYLQEGRYEIDFEDFEEKIQNVKAFILCNPHNPVGRVWTKEELQRMADLCTKHDVLIFSDEIHADLIYAGHKHVPMASLSDKVANRTTTCLSPTKTFNIAGLQASYIVTPESEMKKKIDAQFGLQGINMLNTMGVTAIESSYAHGEEWLDELVEVLDSNKELLMKRMHEETDHIQIIEPEGTYLVWMDCRGLGLSHNELKEFMRTKAKVGLNDGASFGKEGEGFMRINIATPPQTLNEGIDRIVEAANNHRGNGSN
- the map gene encoding type I methionyl aminopeptidase yields the protein MINRKSKREIELMHEAGKLLASTHKEIAKMIKPGVTTMEIENFVDRYLAKHGATPEQKGYQGYEFATCASINDEICHGFPRKEALKNGDIVTIDMVVNLNGALADSAWTYTVGDVSEETQRLVDVTKTALYKSIEQCQVGKRLGDIGHAIQSYVEGEGYSVVRDFTGHGIGNSIHEEPNILHYGEAGKGQRLKEGMVITVEPMVNTGTWHSQMDENGWTARTTDKGLSAQFEHTIAITKEGPVVLTEQDD
- a CDS encoding superoxide dismutase family protein, coding for MRVRKLGVILALTLWVAGCSSQNRAAFEIEMYNPAGDALGTAKFSEENDSVAIKLSLTGLSPGLHGIHVHEYPVCEGPDFKSAGNHLNPDKKEHGAMNPKGTHLGDMPNVEADSSGKVNAELAVQGATLMDGKMSLLKDEGTSLVIHEGVDDGLTQPAGDSGDRIACGVIQLEEASKKDTPSDPSEDGGQEEKKE